A window of Bufo gargarizans isolate SCDJY-AF-19 chromosome 9, ASM1485885v1, whole genome shotgun sequence contains these coding sequences:
- the PRDM12 gene encoding PR domain zinc finger protein 12, whose amino-acid sequence MMGSVLPAEALVLKSGLKPPGLSLAEMITSDILHSFLYGRWRNVLGEQLFEEKSNPKTAFTAEVLAQSFSGEVQKLSSLVLPSEVIIAQSSIPGEGLGIFSKTWIKAGTEMGPFTGRVISPEHVDLCKNNNLMWEVFNEDGTVRYFIDASQEDHRSWMTYIKCARNEQEQNLEVVQIGNSIFYKAIETIPPDQELLVWYGNSQNTFLGIPGVPGIEEEQKKNKHDDFSGGDLSGPVLSGRMRCVICHRGFNSRSNLRSHMRIHTLDKPFVCRFCNRRFSQSSTLRNHVRLHTGERPYKCQVCQSAYSQLAGLRAHQKSARHRPPNGSMQAHSPTMPVPHPASLAHHIPTMVL is encoded by the exons ATGATGGGCTCAGTGCTCCCCGCGGAAGCCCTGGTGCTGAAGAGCGGCCTGAAGCCGCCGGGTCTGTCCCTGGCCGAGATGATCACGTCCGACATCCTGCACAGCTTCCTGTACGGCCGCTGGAGGAACGTCCTGGGGGAGCAGCTGTTCGAGGAGAAGAGCAACCCCAAGACCGCCTTCACCGCCGAGGTGCTGGCGCAGTCCTTCTCCGGAG AGGTCCAGAAGCTCTCCAGCCTGGTGCTGCCCTCAGAGGTCATCATCGCCCAGAGCTCCATCCCCGGGGAAGGGCTGGGAATCTTCTCCAAAACATGGATCAAGGCTGGGACCGAGATGGGGCCGTTCACCGGCAGAGTCATCTCCCCGGAGCACGTGGACCTGTgcaagaacaacaacctcatgtGGGAG GTCTTCAATGAAGATGGCACAGTGCGGTATTTTATTGATGCCAGTCAGGAGGATCACCGCAGCTGGATGACCTACATCAAATGTGCCCGGAACGAGCAGGAACAGAACCTGGAAGTGGTTCAGATCGGGAACAGTATCTTCTACAAGGCCATCGAG ACGATCCCTCCGGACCAGGAGCTGCTGGTGTGGTACGGCAATTCTCAGAACACCTTCCTCGGTATCCCCGGTGTGCCCGGAAttgaggaggagcagaagaagaACAAACATG ATGATTTCAGTGGTGGAGATCTCTCCGGACCGGTGCTCAGCGGCCGCATGCGCTGCGTCATCTGCCACAGAGGCTTTAACTCCCGCAGCAACCTGCGCTCCCACATGAGGATCCACACCCTGGACAAACCCTTCGTGTGTCGCTTCTGCAACCGTCGCTTTAGCCAGTCTTCCACCCTGCGCAACCACGTCCGACTGCACACCGGGGAACGCCCGTACAAATGCCAGGTCTGCCAGAGCGCCTACTCGCAGCTGGCCGGCCTGCGCGCCCACCAGAAAAGTGCCAGGCACCGCCCGCCGAATGGCTCCATGCAGGCTCACTCACCCACCATGCCGGTGCCACACCCCGCCTCCCTGGCACACCACATCCCCACCATGGTGTTGTGA